The region TTTCCGAAGCGGGTGGGCTTCGGAGACTGCGATGGTAGATTGAAGTTGTGCGACGCCTTCTAGCTCTCGTGGTGCTGATCGCCTTCGGCTTGCCGGGGTTGACGCCCCTGTTTGCGTTGGGGATGGATAGCGACGCGGGGTTGGCGCCTTGCTGCCGGAAGGGTGGGGTTCATGCCTGCTCGCGTATGGCGCATGACGGTGCCATGCAGTCCGAGGCGGAACACAGCGGGGAGACCCGGGTTGCGACTCTCTCGCCTCACTGTCCTTATGGTGGCAGTGGGTTGGTGATGAGTCATCCTGCTCCTGCGGCTTATGGGCCGGTGGTTCGGGTGATGGAACGGGTGTATGTGCGGGCTGCAGGTGTGGCGCAGACTGAGGCTCGTGGGCGGGTGTCTGAGGGGCGCTCGCATCAGAAGCGTGGGCCTCCCGTGGTGGGGTAAATAGCTTGACTTGAGCGGGGTGTGTTGCCTGCTCGTTTGGCCTTCAAACGAATCTTGAATTGAGACCCTGATCTTCCGCAGTGAAGATGCAGGGGGCATTCCCCAGCGGTTGTGCCCGGTGTAGACCCACGTCCCAGGATCGGGACATGGGGCACCCATCGTTCCTGGGGGCAGCTTCTGAGGTTCGTTCACGGTCTTCTTCCAGCCGAAGTGTGGAGCTTTGAATTGACGCGAATGAGTTGTGTTTGTGGTGTGCTGTTGGGTGCGGTTTGTGCGGTTGCTGGTGGGCAGCAGAGTGTGACGGAGGCTTCGTTGACGGGGCGGGTGAGCGATCCGGCGGGGGCTCTGGTGGCTCATGCGGCAGTGACCGCTCGTGAGGTGACGACGAACATTCTGCATACGGCGGAGACGGATGGGCAGGGGCGGTTTCGGTTCCCGTATTTGCCGGGTGGCGACTATGTGGTGGAGGTGCATGGGGCTGGATTTGCGGAGGTTCGGCGCGAGGTCAGGTTGACGGTGGGGGCGGGGTTCGACCTGGCGGTGGGGCTGCGGATGGCTTCCTCGGCGAGCGCGGTGGAGGTGAAGGATGAAGGGGCAGTGGTCGAGACGGATTCCAGCCAGATTGCGGGGATGGTAAGTGAGGCGGAGGCGCATGACCTGCCGTTCAATGGGCGGAACTTCCTTGATCTGGCGGGGCTGGTGGCGGGGGTTTCCGGGACGAATACGGCGAGTACGCAGTTGCTGGCGGAGACGTCGTCGGTGCCGGGACAAGGGATCTCGGTGAACAGCCAGAGGAACTTTTCCAACAGCTTTGTGGTGGATGGACTCTCCGCGAACGATGATGCAGCGGGGCTGGCGGGGAATGCGTTTGGGCTGGATACGATCCGCGAGTTCCAGGTGGTGACCTCCGGCGGGCAGGCGGAGTTTGGGCGGGCGATGGGTGGCTACTTCAACGTGGTGACTCGGAGTGGGAGTAACGCGCTGCGGGGAAGTGTCTATGGTTTCCTGCGGAACCAGCGGTTGAACTCCGAGAATGCTTTGAGCAGGAGCACGCTGCCACTGACGCAGGCGCAGTATGGGGCGAGTCTGGGCGGCCCGATCATGCGGGATAAGACGTTTTACTTTCTCAACTTTGAGAAGCGGAACCTGAACACGGATGGAGTGATTGCGATCTCCCCCGCAAATGCCGCAGCGGTGAATGCGAAGCTTGTTGCGGTGGGTTATGCGGCTCCGCTGCTGGCTGTGTCTGGAGGGAACTCCGGTACGACGCTGTTTCCGACGACGCTACATACGACCTATGGCTTTGGGCGGGTGGATCATGAGTTTGGGCCTCGGGACCGCGTCAATGCACGGTATACGCACTACGAGTTGAGCAGCATCAATGCTCGTGGGGTGGGGTCTTTGAGCGCGGTGAGTGCGGGTAGCTCGGTGTTCGATACGAACGATACGCTGGCGGTAAGCAACATTGCCACGCTGTCTTCGCGGACGTTCAACGAGACTCGTGCGCAGTTTACGCGGGACAGCTATGCGGCTCCGCCGAACGATGAGGTTGGGCCTGCCGTGAGTATCTCCGGGGTGGCGAGTTTTGGGAGGCTTTCGGCTTCGCCTACAGTGCGGATGAATTACCTGGGTGAGGTGGTGGACAACGTGGTCCATCAGCGTGGGGCGCATACGCTGAAGGGCGGCGTTGACTTCCTGATGAACGACACGACGATTACCTTTCCGCAGTCGCTGCGTGGGGCTTATACGTTTTCCTCGCTGGCAAATTTTCTGGCGGGGACTTATAACTCCAGTGGGTTCACGCAGTCGTTTGGAACGCCCGTCGTGGGCCAGACAAACCCGAATGTTGGGATGTATGTGCAGGATGAGTGGAAGGCCTCTGCGAAGCTGACGGTGAATGCAGGCGTCCGATACGATCTGCAGTTTTTGAAGAGCATCCAGACGGATAAGGGGAATGTGTCGCCACGGATTGGATTTGCGTGGGCTCCGGCGCGGGATGGACGGACGGTGGTGCGGGGAAGCTTTGGATTGTTCTATGACCGGGTGGCTCTGCGTGCGTTGGCGAATGCGTTGTTATCAGCAGGCAATAGTACAGATCTGACGAAGGCTACTTTGTTGAGTTACAGCGTTTCTCCTCTGTCGACGGGTGCTCCGGCGTTTCCTGCTGTGCTGACTGCACCTCCCGCTGGAGTCAAAGTAAGTCTGGCTACGATGAATCCGAATATTCAGAATGCTTATGCCGAACAGGCAAGCCTGGGCGTGGAGCAGCAGATCTCAAGCAAGACTACGGTTGAGATGAGTTACCAGCATCTGCGTGGGGAGCACCTGCTGGCGGATCTGAATAAGAACGTGAACTATGACGGGAGTTATATCAATTCGAGTTATGCGAATAACAAGCAGTATGACTCTGTAGGTGATTCGTACTATGACGGACTGGAGGTCTCTGTCGTTCAGCGACCGGTGAGGTATGGAAGTCTGCGAGCGTCTTATGTCTGGTCGAAGGCTATCGACGATGTGGGGGAGTTTTTCTTCAGTGCGCCGGTGAATAACTTCAATCTGCGTGAGGATCGCGGACGGTCTGACGACGATCAGCGGCATCGCGTGTCCTTCAATGCGACGGTGCATAGCAGCATGGATGCGGCACATGATTGGCGCGGGCGCGTGACGCATGGATGGATGCTTTCGGGAGTGCTGCAGTACCAGTCGCGGCTGCCGTTCAACATTGTTTCAGGGACGACGAGTACGCAGTTTACGGCGCTGCGGCCTTGTCTGCCGGGTGCGGATGCCACGGCTTGTAAGCAGGGTCGGTCGGGAACTTTGATTGGGCGGAATACGGGTGTGGGGTTCGACTTCTATTCTCTGAATGCGCGGCTGAGCAGGACGTTTGTGCTGAGTGACCGGCTGCGCGTGGAGGGAATGGCAGAGGCGTTCAACGCGCTGAACCATCGCAATGACATGATCCCGAATGCTACGGCTGGTGCGAGTGGGTTTGCTGGGGCTACTGCCGTGGGCGATCCTCGGAGTGTGCAACTGGGAGCGAGAATTTCGTTCTGAGAACGAGGAAGGCGTAACGCGGATAAGAGGGATTAGAACGGATCAAGGCGGATTACGTCTGGCGTTCTCTGGCTTGTCGTTAGAGGGCTTCTGATTGTTGGCGCTTGCGGAAGGCTGCTACTTTGTTGCGGTTTCCGCAGGAGGCCATGCTGCACCAGCGGCGTTGATGGGATTTGGTGCGGTCGTAGAACCAGAGGACGCATGACGTGTCTTCGCAACGGCGGATGAGGTTGAAGTCACCGTGGGCGAGGAGGTCTGCGGCGGCTTCTGCGACGGGTGCGAGGAGTTGCTGCGGAGTGTTGCCGGGCCAGATGCGTTCTGTGGTGAATGTGCCGTCGGGATGCTCGATCAGTTGTGCGTGGCTGCTGCCTTGGGACAGCATGCGGTTCAAGACTGATCGATTGATTGGGTTGCCGGCTTCGCGGTCTTCGATGGCAGTACGGATCTGCTCGCGGAGGTGACGTGCGGCCTGGAGCAGGGAGTTGCGAGGCGCCGGAGGCTTGGCGATGCTGCGAAAGCCGGCGTGCGAAAGCCATGCGAGGACGTCGGCGTCAGCCTGGAGGGAGTCTACGAGTGCGCCATCCACCATGGGTACGGTGTTGAGCAGATTGAGGACTGGATGATCTGCGATCTGGGTTAGGTCTGAGATTTCTGTGGTGGCCAAGAAAATTCTCCTGAATCCATTGTAACCTGCTTACATCTACTTTGCAGGTTAGCAAGATGGGCCGGAACTTCTTGGAAGAGGATGCAGATGGATAGACGAGGCTTTATACGTGCGGGCGGAGGGATTCTGGCGATGACTGCCGGAACTCCTATGAGTTTGGCGGCAGAGGGAACAGCAGCAGAGATTTCAAGGAGCACGGCTATGACGGTTGCGGCGATTCATCGTGTAGAGGCTGACGGAGTGAGTGTGTTCTACCGCGAGGCGGGGCCGGTGGACGGGCCGGTGGTGTTGCTGCTGCATGGGTTTCCGACGTCCTCGTTTCAATACCGGGAGCTGATGCCGTTGCTTGCGGATAAGTACCGGGTGATTGCGCCGGATCTGCCGGGGTTCGGGTTTACGGAGGTTCCGGCGGAGCGTGGGTACAAGTACACGTTCGAGAACCTGGCGAAGACGATTGACGCGTTTACGGAGGCGCTGAAGCTGACGCGGTATGCGCTGTATGTTTTCGACTATGGTGCTCCGACGGGGTTCCGGCTGGCGATGGCGCATCCGGAGCGGGTGACGGCGATCGTAAGTCAGAATGGCAATGCGTATGAGGCCGGGCTGGGCGATGCGTGGGCTCCGATCCAGACGTACTGGCGGGAGCCTACGGCGGAGCATCGCGAGGTAGTACACCAGGCGCTGAGTGCGGATGGAATCAAAGAGCAGTACACCTATGGCGTGCCGCATCCGGAGCGCATCAAGCCGGAGGGATATACGCTGGATGCGGCGATGATTCTGCGGCCGGGAAATATGGAGATTCAGCTCGACCTGTTTCTGGACTATGCGAATAACGTGAAGCGGTATCCGGCGTTCCAGGAGTACTTCCGCAAAGCGAAGCCGCCGCTGCTGGCGATCTGGGGCGAGCATGATCCGTTCTTTATTCCTCCGGGTGCGGAGGGTTTCAAGAAAGATAATCCGAACGCGACCGTGCAGTTTCTGGACACCGGACACTTTGCGTTGGAGACGCATGTGGTCGAGGTCGCCGGGGCGATGCGGGAGTTTCTAGGCCGGGCTTTGAAGGCTTAGTTACTTGGTGGGGATTTGTTTGGTGGAAAGGTACCAGGTCTGAACGTCCATCCCTGCTACTCCGGCGGCGCGCTTGACGGCGTCGGCCTGGGTGGCGGGGGCGGGGACGACGACGGGTTGGCCGGGCTGCCAGTTGGCGGGACAACTGACGCCGTTGGTGTCGGCGACCTGGAGGGCTTCAAAGATGCGGATGAGCTCGTCTACATTTCTGCCTAATTGCATGGGGTAATACAGCAACGCGCGGATGAGGCCCTTGGGGTCGATGACGAAGACGGAGCGGACGGTGGCGGTGTCGCTGACGGCTTCGTGGACGAGGCCGTAGGCGGCGCTGACCTTCTGGTCGAGATCGACGACGAGAGGGAACTCGATCTTGACGTTGAAGATGCGTTCGAGGTCGAGGACCCAGGCGATGTGCGACTGGAGGGAGTCGATGGAGACGCCGATGAGCTGGACGTTGAGGCGGTCCCAATCGGCCTGGCGGCGGGCGAACTCGACGAACTCGGTGGAGCAGACGGGGGTGAAGTCTGAGGGGTGGGAGAAGAGCATGACCCACTTGCCGCGGGTGGTGTAGTCGGTGAGGCGGATGGTGCCGTGGGTGCTCTTGGCTTCGAAGTTTGGGGCGAGCTCAAGGATGCGGGGGATGCGGGACTCAGGCATGGAGTTCTCCTGGGCTGTCAGATGCTAACTCAGAAGTGTGTGGAGCACCGAATGGGATTTGAACCCATGAATACTGGTTTTGCAGACCAGCGCGTTAGCCACTTCGCCATCGGTGCCCTTGTGCCGCGTCCAGGGCGGACGCGGCATGCATCTTGATTCTACTTCGGTTGCTTGGTTGTGCGGAGGTACGGTTTGACGGTTTTGTAGCCGGGGAAGATCTTGTCGGCTTCCTCGTTGGTGACGGCCCCGGTGATGATGACGTCGCCGCCCTGCTTCCAGTTGGCCGGGGTTGCGACCTTGTGCTTCGCGGTGAGCTGCATGGAATCAAGGACGCGGATGATCTCGTCGAAGTTGCGGCCGGTGGTCATGGGGTAGGCCATGGTGAGCTTGATGCGCTTATCCGGTCCGATGACGAAGACGGTGCGGACGGGTGCGTTGTTGGCGGGGGTGCGGCCCTCGGAGGTCTCGCCTGCGTCTGCCGCGAGCATGTCGTAGAGCTTTGCTACCTTGAGCTCGGGGTCACCGATCATGGGGAAAGTTACGGCTGAGCCGCCGACGTCAAGGATGTCCTGCGCCCACTTGTCGTGGTTGCTGACGGGATCGACGCTGAGGCCGATGATCTTTGCGCCGCGCTGGGCGAACTGCGCCTCCAGGCTGGCGGCTGCGCCGAGTTCGGTCGTGCAGACGGGGGTGAAGTCCTTGGGGTGCGAGAAGAGCACGGCCCAGCTCTCGCCGATCCAGTCATGGAAGTGAATGGTGCCTTGCGTGGTCTCCGCGGTGAAGTCGGGAGCAATATCGTTGATCCGAAGTGACATCTTCCTGCGTCTCCTGTTTCGTTCAAGTGGAAAGCTTGGGGCCAAAGCAAAACCCACCCGGCGTTGGCCTTGGGTGGGTTTTGAGTTTCGTTCGAAGGACTTTTACTTCGATTCGCTCAGCCACGCACCCGTGTACGGCTCACAGCAACAGCAGCGAGCGGTCATGAGTGCGGAGGTGTTGAAGTTCAGCGTCATCGAATCAGCCTTGAGCATCAAAGTTGTACCGCGGCCAGCGCTCTATTCAAGTTCGGCTAGCATGGTGGAGCCGTTTGCCCCACTGCGGTGTACCAAATCTCTCACTCTGGAGCTTTGATGTCAACCGCTGGTATATCAGGATCAGGTTTGCCCACCTCTCGCAGGACGCTGGAGTACGCCATTGTGGACGTGTTTGCGGAGCGTGCGCTCGAAGGCAACATGCTCGCCATCTTTACCGACGCTCGCGGCCTCACGACCGAGCAGATGCAGGCGCTGGCGCGGGAGACGAACCTGTCCGAGACGACGTTTATCGTGCCTCGCGACGAGGCCGTGGAGCGTGAGCAAGGGGTGCAGGTGAGGATCTTCACGACGCAGGAGGAGTTGCGCTTTGCAGGGCATCCCACGCTTGGGACGGCGTCCTGGCTGTACTGGAACCATCCCGTGCTTGCCGGCGCAGAGAAGATCACCCTGGAGCTTCCTGTGGGGCCTATCCCGGTGCGCTTTGACGCGCCTGCGGAGGGTGAGGACGGCGTGTTCGGGACGATGCGGCAGAATGATGCGAGCTTTGGACAGGTACACGATCCGGAGACGATCAGCAGGGTTCTTGGAATACCGATTGAAGACCTCGATACGCGATATCCGATTCAGACTGTCTCGACCGGTATGGCGTTCTGCATTGTGCCCTTGCGATCGGTTGAGGCGTTGGGGCGTCTGGCGATCCCGCAGCAGGTAGCGCAGACGTATCTCGATACGTGCGACGCTAAGTTCTTTCACTGCATTACGCCGGCGCAAGATGCTGATTTCAGAGCTCGAATGCAGTTCTATACGGGGGAAGATCCGGCTACGGGTTCGGCCTCCGGGTGTGCGATTGCGTGGCTGGTGCGCTATGGCCTGGTGGAGAGTGAGCAGCAGGTAGTGATCGAACAAGGGGTGGAGATGCTTCGCCCTTCGAGGATTTCTGTGCGTGCGAAGCGGGCCATTCCTGAGGCTAAAGAATTTCCCATTTCTGACGTGTTCGTAGGCGGACGCACCATTCCGGTTGCAACGGGACGCTTTTTCCTGCCGTTCCCCTTGTGATTCCCACAGGGCTCATTCACGGAACTGCAACAAAGACGCACCCTCCTGCGAATGCGGTGAAAGAGCAAGGTGTAAAGATGTGCTGTTTCGCTTATTTTTCGCCGGTTGCAAAGGTAGGTTCCGCTCCGTAAGGTTGGGAAGCGTTGAGGGAGTGAGGGGTTGGACGGCATGGCCGGACGACACCTGAATGCCCCCGAAGCGCCAAAAGCTTTCGCCTGATTTACCGACAATTTGAGCTGAGAGACGCCAGACTGCCCATGCAGTCGCGGCTCCCGTGCGCACCTTTTACCGTTTGCATCTGCAGGCGGGTTCCAGCGCCTGCGCGGCCCTGTGTCTTCACGACACCGGGACGCGCGGGGCTCGGGCCTTTCCTGTTCTCGCGGCGGCACGAAGAACTGCGTTCACAAGGAGACCGTGAGGCGATCTGCTACCTGACTCGTTCAGGGGGCGGTCTGGCTTCTCTCGCAACCGCGATTCCGCCTTCTTGCAAGAGGGATGAGCCGGGCACTGCTCCACGTTGACCCGCACAAGGTCAAGCGCAGCAGACGGGAGAGCCTCGTTTCATGCTCTTTACGTTTGTTCGCTTGATCCGCAGACGGGCTGCCTGGAGTGGACGGCCCAACTCGTCCTGCAAGACGGTACGAACCGCGCAAAGATTTACTGCCATGCGTCTCCCAGCGCCGGGCCAGCCCATGAAAGCGAGAACGGATACCTATGCGTCCCAAGAAAGTCATCCTCTGCGTCGATAGCAACGAACAAACCCTCTCAGTCCGTACCTTCCTGCTGGAGACGCGCGGCTATCGCGTGATCTCAAGCCAGACAGCGCAGGGTGCGCTTGAGATCCTGGAACAGACCGAACAGGGGACGATGGACCTGCTGATCGCAGACCTGCTGTTGCCGCAGATGGACGGCAACGAGCTGGTGCGGAGGGCGAAGCAGATGCATCCGATGCTGCCGGCGCTGATCGTCTCCGGGACGGTGACGAGCTTTGACCGTGCGCTGGCGGCGGATGCGTTTTTGCCCAAGGGTGCTTGCTCTGCGGTGGAACTGCTGGAAAAGATCCGGGTGCTGGTGGCGCGGAAGCGTGGACCGAAGAAGCATGTGGCTCGGCATGTACCGGAGATGGTGGAGCAGGTCTCGCAGGATGCAGGGCTGCACCTTACGGCGAAGGCGTCGTAAGGGCAGGGACTAGCGCCTAGCGCCTAGCGAACCAGCACTAGGCTTCTACCAGGGCGTAGCGGCGTTGCCATTGTTGTTTGAGGCGGTCCCAGACCTCGGTGATCTGTTCCGGGGTCAGGGTGGGGTCGGGGGATTGGGCGAAGCGGGCGGCCTCTGATTTGGCTATTTCGAGGACTTCGCGGTCGCGTCCAAGATCGGCTACTCGGAACTCCGGCATGCCGGCCTGACGGGTGCCGAAGAACTCGCCGGGGCCGCGCTGGGCCAGGTCGAGCTCTGCCAGTTCAAAACCGTTCTGGGTGTGAACCATTGCGTCTAATCGAAGCTCCGCCGATTCGCTGACCTTGTCTCCGGTCATGAGGATGCAGTAGCTTTTGGCGGCTCCTCGTCCGACGCGTCCGCGAAGCTGGTGCATCTGGGCCAGGCCGAAGCGCTCGGCATGATCGATCACCATGACGGAGGCGTTGGGGACGTCGACGCCAACCTCAATGACAGTGGTGGCGATGAGGACATCCGTCTCACCGCGCTGGAAGCGGCGCATGGCGACCTCTTTGTCATCTGCGCTCATGCGGCCGTGGAGCAGGCCTACGCGCAGGCCTTGCAGCGGCCCGGCGCGGAGTTCGTCAAAGGACTGGGTGGCGGAGCGGAGTTTGGCCTTGGGGAAGAGGCTCTCTGTCTTCTTGCCGCGCTTGCCCTTTGTCGGCGTCGGTTCATCCTGGGCGGATGGTTCGGGGGCGAAGTCGAGTTCAGGCTGGTCGTCGTTTGCGCCTTCGATGATGGGATAGACGATATAGGCCTGATGGCCGAGGGCGACCTGCTTGCGGACGAACTCCCAGACCTTGGCGGAGCTGGCTTCCGACGTGCGGCGGGTGACGATGGGGGTGCGGCCGGGCGGTAGCTCGTCGATGACACTGACGTCCATGTCGCCGTAGATCGTCAGGGCCAGGGTGCGGGGGATGGGCGTGGCGGTCATGACGAGGACGTCAGGATCAGCCATGACACCTTCTGCGTTGGGCTTCTTCATCAGCTTGAAGCGCTGCTGAACGCCGAAGCGATGCTGCTCATCGACGATGACGAGGCCCAGGTTGGCGAAGTCGACCTTCTCTTCAATGAGGGCGTGTGTGCCGATGGCGAGGTGGGCTTCGCCGCGCATGATGCGGCCGCGGCTTTCGCGCTTGCGGTCGAGATCGAGCGAACCGGTGAGGAGCGTGACGCGGTAGGGCTTGCCGGTGAGGGGGGAGAGCTTGTCTGCGAGCAGCTTACGTGCGCTGAGGTAATGCTGGGTGGCAAGGATCTCGGTGGGTGCCATGAGGGCGGCCTGGAAGCCGTTTTCAATGGCGACGAGCGCGGCCTGCATGGCGACGATGGTCTTGCCGGAGCCGACGTCGCCCTGGAGGAGGCGGCGCATGGGCTGGTCCTTCTTCATGTCGCCGACGATCTCCGCGAGGACGCGTTTTTGCGCGGTCGTCGGGTGGAAGGGGAGGACCTGGCGGATGGCGGCGCGAACCTGGTCGGTGGTCTCGAAGCGGGTGCCGATGCGCTCGCGGAGCTTGCGGCGTTTGAGCTCGAGGCCGAGCTCAAGGTAGAAGAACTCCTCAAAGATGAGGCGCTTGTGGCCGGGGGTGCGGGCGGTCATGAGATCGGCGACGGGGGTGCCGGCCTCCGGGAAGTGGATGCTCTTGAGGGCTTCGAGACGGTTGGGGAGGGCGAGCCGCTCGCGCAAGGGCGCGGGCAGGGTCTCTTCTATTTCGGCACCGGATTCGATGAGCTCCTCAAAGACGCTCCACATG is a window of Granulicella tundricola MP5ACTX9 DNA encoding:
- a CDS encoding peroxiredoxin; translated protein: MSLRINDIAPDFTAETTQGTIHFHDWIGESWAVLFSHPKDFTPVCTTELGAAASLEAQFAQRGAKIIGLSVDPVSNHDKWAQDILDVGGSAVTFPMIGDPELKVAKLYDMLAADAGETSEGRTPANNAPVRTVFVIGPDKRIKLTMAYPMTTGRNFDEIIRVLDSMQLTAKHKVATPANWKQGGDVIITGAVTNEEADKIFPGYKTVKPYLRTTKQPK
- a CDS encoding response regulator, coding for MRPKKVILCVDSNEQTLSVRTFLLETRGYRVISSQTAQGALEILEQTEQGTMDLLIADLLLPQMDGNELVRRAKQMHPMLPALIVSGTVTSFDRALAADAFLPKGACSAVELLEKIRVLVARKRGPKKHVARHVPEMVEQVSQDAGLHLTAKAS
- a CDS encoding TonB-dependent receptor encodes the protein MSCVCGVLLGAVCAVAGGQQSVTEASLTGRVSDPAGALVAHAAVTAREVTTNILHTAETDGQGRFRFPYLPGGDYVVEVHGAGFAEVRREVRLTVGAGFDLAVGLRMASSASAVEVKDEGAVVETDSSQIAGMVSEAEAHDLPFNGRNFLDLAGLVAGVSGTNTASTQLLAETSSVPGQGISVNSQRNFSNSFVVDGLSANDDAAGLAGNAFGLDTIREFQVVTSGGQAEFGRAMGGYFNVVTRSGSNALRGSVYGFLRNQRLNSENALSRSTLPLTQAQYGASLGGPIMRDKTFYFLNFEKRNLNTDGVIAISPANAAAVNAKLVAVGYAAPLLAVSGGNSGTTLFPTTLHTTYGFGRVDHEFGPRDRVNARYTHYELSSINARGVGSLSAVSAGSSVFDTNDTLAVSNIATLSSRTFNETRAQFTRDSYAAPPNDEVGPAVSISGVASFGRLSASPTVRMNYLGEVVDNVVHQRGAHTLKGGVDFLMNDTTITFPQSLRGAYTFSSLANFLAGTYNSSGFTQSFGTPVVGQTNPNVGMYVQDEWKASAKLTVNAGVRYDLQFLKSIQTDKGNVSPRIGFAWAPARDGRTVVRGSFGLFYDRVALRALANALLSAGNSTDLTKATLLSYSVSPLSTGAPAFPAVLTAPPAGVKVSLATMNPNIQNAYAEQASLGVEQQISSKTTVEMSYQHLRGEHLLADLNKNVNYDGSYINSSYANNKQYDSVGDSYYDGLEVSVVQRPVRYGSLRASYVWSKAIDDVGEFFFSAPVNNFNLREDRGRSDDDQRHRVSFNATVHSSMDAAHDWRGRVTHGWMLSGVLQYQSRLPFNIVSGTTSTQFTALRPCLPGADATACKQGRSGTLIGRNTGVGFDFYSLNARLSRTFVLSDRLRVEGMAEAFNALNHRNDMIPNATAGASGFAGATAVGDPRSVQLGARISF
- a CDS encoding CGNR zinc finger domain-containing protein; translation: MATTEISDLTQIADHPVLNLLNTVPMVDGALVDSLQADADVLAWLSHAGFRSIAKPPAPRNSLLQAARHLREQIRTAIEDREAGNPINRSVLNRMLSQGSSHAQLIEHPDGTFTTERIWPGNTPQQLLAPVAEAAADLLAHGDFNLIRRCEDTSCVLWFYDRTKSHQRRWCSMASCGNRNKVAAFRKRQQSEAL
- a CDS encoding PhzF family phenazine biosynthesis protein; this translates as MPTSRRTLEYAIVDVFAERALEGNMLAIFTDARGLTTEQMQALARETNLSETTFIVPRDEAVEREQGVQVRIFTTQEELRFAGHPTLGTASWLYWNHPVLAGAEKITLELPVGPIPVRFDAPAEGEDGVFGTMRQNDASFGQVHDPETISRVLGIPIEDLDTRYPIQTVSTGMAFCIVPLRSVEALGRLAIPQQVAQTYLDTCDAKFFHCITPAQDADFRARMQFYTGEDPATGSASGCAIAWLVRYGLVESEQQVVIEQGVEMLRPSRISVRAKRAIPEAKEFPISDVFVGGRTIPVATGRFFLPFPL
- a CDS encoding alpha/beta fold hydrolase, with product MDRRGFIRAGGGILAMTAGTPMSLAAEGTAAEISRSTAMTVAAIHRVEADGVSVFYREAGPVDGPVVLLLHGFPTSSFQYRELMPLLADKYRVIAPDLPGFGFTEVPAERGYKYTFENLAKTIDAFTEALKLTRYALYVFDYGAPTGFRLAMAHPERVTAIVSQNGNAYEAGLGDAWAPIQTYWREPTAEHREVVHQALSADGIKEQYTYGVPHPERIKPEGYTLDAAMILRPGNMEIQLDLFLDYANNVKRYPAFQEYFRKAKPPLLAIWGEHDPFFIPPGAEGFKKDNPNATVQFLDTGHFALETHVVEVAGAMREFLGRALKA
- the recG gene encoding ATP-dependent DNA helicase RecG encodes the protein MSLKLSTPIQFVKRVGDRVAENLARRGVETVEDLLYHLPFRYEDRLNPKPLDQMKPGEMASLLGDVRGSTLLTTRGPAIFELTLGLVPLGAEGLGFGGRISQPTIKCLWFNGTYLRERFRLGQQVAVYGKLEASRSGGSGRFKLIQPQFEILPGPGASGPDAEFAALEMGRIVPVYESLGGTTPWGAKLTSKWTRRVMWSVFEELIESGAEIEETLPAPLRERLALPNRLEALKSIHFPEAGTPVADLMTARTPGHKRLIFEEFFYLELGLELKRRKLRERIGTRFETTDQVRAAIRQVLPFHPTTAQKRVLAEIVGDMKKDQPMRRLLQGDVGSGKTIVAMQAALVAIENGFQAALMAPTEILATQHYLSARKLLADKLSPLTGKPYRVTLLTGSLDLDRKRESRGRIMRGEAHLAIGTHALIEEKVDFANLGLVIVDEQHRFGVQQRFKLMKKPNAEGVMADPDVLVMTATPIPRTLALTIYGDMDVSVIDELPPGRTPIVTRRTSEASSAKVWEFVRKQVALGHQAYIVYPIIEGANDDQPELDFAPEPSAQDEPTPTKGKRGKKTESLFPKAKLRSATQSFDELRAGPLQGLRVGLLHGRMSADDKEVAMRRFQRGETDVLIATTVIEVGVDVPNASVMVIDHAERFGLAQMHQLRGRVGRGAAKSYCILMTGDKVSESAELRLDAMVHTQNGFELAELDLAQRGPGEFFGTRQAGMPEFRVADLGRDREVLEIAKSEAARFAQSPDPTLTPEQITEVWDRLKQQWQRRYALVEA
- a CDS encoding peroxiredoxin, producing MPESRIPRILELAPNFEAKSTHGTIRLTDYTTRGKWVMLFSHPSDFTPVCSTEFVEFARRQADWDRLNVQLIGVSIDSLQSHIAWVLDLERIFNVKIEFPLVVDLDQKVSAAYGLVHEAVSDTATVRSVFVIDPKGLIRALLYYPMQLGRNVDELIRIFEALQVADTNGVSCPANWQPGQPVVVPAPATQADAVKRAAGVAGMDVQTWYLSTKQIPTK